One part of the Muntiacus reevesi chromosome 18, mMunRee1.1, whole genome shotgun sequence genome encodes these proteins:
- the RFLNB gene encoding refilin-B, with amino-acid sequence MVGRLSLQDVPELVDTKKKGDGVLDSPDSGLPPSPSPSHWALAAAGGGGGERTPASGALEPDAAATRAALNPASLPNPLGSGYSPRLCPLSFGEGVELDPLPPTEVRYTSSVRYDSERHFIDDVQLPLGLAVASCSQTITCIPSCTWRNYKAEVRFEPRHKPTRFLSTTIVYPKYPKTVYTTTLDYNCRKTLRRFLSSVELEATEFAGGDYLLEEN; translated from the exons ATGGTGGGCCGGCTGAGCTTGCAGGATGTGCCCGAGCTCGTGGACACGAAGAAGAAGGGCGACGGCGTCCTGGACAGTCCGGACTCGGGgctgccccccagccccagccccagccactGGGCGCTCGCGGCggccgggggcggcggcggggagCGCACGCCGGCCTCGGGGGCGCTGGAGCCAGACGCAGCGGCCACCCGCGCGGCCCTG AATCCAGCTTCTCTCCCTAACCCTCTGGGCTCTGGATACTCACCAAGGTTATGCCCCCTGTCCTTTGGCGAAGGAGTGGAGCTTGACCCCTTACCACCAACAGAAGTAAG GTACACGTCCTCGGTCAGGTACGACTCGGAGCGGCACTTCATTGACGACGTCCAGCTGCCCCTGGGCCTGGCGGTGGCCTCCTGCAGCCAGACCATCACCTGCATTCCCAGTTGCACGTGGCGCAACTACAAGGCGGAGGTGCGCTTCGAGCCCCGCCACAAACCCACCCGCTTCCTCAGCACCACCATCGTCTACCCCAAGTACCCCAAGACCGTCTACACCACCACCCTGGATTACAACTGCCGCAAGACACTGAGGAGGTTCCTGTCCAGCGTGGAGCTCGAAGCCACGGAGTTCGCGGGCGGTGATTACCTGCTGGAGGAGAACTGA